The Bacteroidota bacterium DNA segment TTGACTTAGACTATTGACTTTTTAAATTGACAATTGACAGTTGACAATTGACAATGGAAAAAAACTCATTGCTGATTATTGATTACTCATTATTTCAATTCTCTCTACTCCTTTTTTATCTATCAGTTGGTATCTCACCGACCGACACAACTATGAATACATTGATAAAATAGTTTGTAAATCACTGTAATCTTTTTATTCCAATTAATCCATGATTCAGACTCATTAGAAATTTGTCTAGTAACATCACTACAAAAAAAATCCTATATTTATATGCTTACACAACAAAAATTTTTATTATGCCTACAGAAAATAATAAATCTAAAATTCCTGAAAACGAATTTCATATTGGATTAACAATGGCGGGTGCTGTTTCGGCAGGTGCTTATACCGCCGGTGTTATGGATTATCTTTTTGAAACATTGCAGAAATGGGAAAATGCAAAAAATGGAATGCATCCCACTATTGATATGGCGATTGTTCCCATGCATAAAGTTGTAATTGATGCTATGGGTGGTGCTTCTGCTGGTGGCATGACAACCACAATGTCATTGATGGCATTATTGGATTATAACAATTATAATCCTGTAAATAATCCGAAGGATGAAAGATTTAATCGCAGAGAAAAAACAAATAATATTCTGTTTGATAGTTGGGTGTATTTAAATGATTTGCAACATAAGGAAAGTACGTTTGAGCAAATGTTTGCAACAGATGATTTGAAGGATAATACTATTGCATCGCTATTCAATACCACTCCTATTGAAAAAATTGCGGATGCTGTTTTTAATAGTGCTAAAGAAAAAATTGGTAGTCCTGAATCTTTATCTAATGACATTGCTTCCAAAAAGCATTTGGATGAAAAAATAAATCAACTTCCGGATTTTATCTCTAAAGATTTACAAATGATATTGAGCTTGTGTACACTGCGGGGAATTCCTGTGGATGTGAATTTTGATACCATCACCAATATTAAAATGAATAAAGATTTGTTGCCTTCACACCGTATGAATCAACACCGGTTAATAGCACAATTTAAATTGAATTATAATGGAGCAACAGACGAGAATCAATATCTTGAATTTAATCCTTATGATGAAAAAATTGCAAGGCTTTTAAAGAAAATAACGATAGCAACAGGCGCATTTCCCTTTGGTTTAAAAATGCGGCAATTCGACGAATTAAATGCAGAGTATATAAAAAATATTACCGACAGATATTTAAATGCAGGCGATCATGAACTGGATGATAATTCATGGAATGTATTATTAAAAAGTTGCGAAGTGGACAGCAACAAATTTAAGTTTACAGCCATTGATGGTGGCACTGTAAACAACGAGCCGTTTGGTGAAGTGGTAAGTGTATTAAATGATAAATATGAACTTGCAGTAATTGAAGTGGATGATAAATTATATCATCAGTTTGCAATGATAATGATAGATCCATTTCCGGATTTTAATGCAAGCGAAAAATTTCATGGCTATCAACAGGAAATCTTTTCAGTAATTCCTAACATCTACAATACACTTCGTCAGCAGTCGCTTTTAAAGAAAGGATCTTCACTCACCAAGTATGGTTATGATTATCCTCGTGGAATGATATTTCCCAAAAAAAATATGTATCAATCAGATGCAAACGGAAATTATACAGACAAAATTGATGAAGTAGAATATCCGATTGCATGTGCATCCTTTGGTGCTTTTGGTGGCTTTCTGGATTTTGAATTTCGCAAGCATGATTACTTTTTAGGAAGACATAACTGCATGAATTTTTTGCGCTATTTTTTTTCAATTACCTACAACCCGGATGATCTGTTACCCGGTATGGAAAGCAAACGACATCCGATACATAAAAATTGGACGCAGGAAATGATTACCACTTTCGGAATTGATAAAGGCTATAAATTTATTCTGCCTATAATTCCCGATATGGATGTAATTGGAAAAACTCTTGATCAATTAACACAGCAAAGAAAAACATATCCTGTATCGGAAATGCCAAAATATTCTTCAACCACATTATTTAAAATGCAGGATGCAATTGAAACAAGACTTGAAAAAATTGTGAATATTTCATCCGATCATTTAGGTGGATTTTTACACAACGGAAAATCCAAAGACGATTCTGATTTACGCATTTCATCATCCATATTAAGTGCAAAGTTTCCACCACCATCTAAAATCAAAAAATTGTTTGGAGCCGGAGTTAAAAAAGTTGGTTTGAAATTAATGGCACCCTTCATAGTGAAAATACTTTCTAAAACAATTATTAAAGCGATTTTAACTGATCTTGATAAAAGGAAATTGTTGAAAGATTGATTTGAACAATTGAGGGTGGACAGTTGACAATTGACAATGAAAAGAAATTTCGAGTTTCATGTTTCGAGTTTCAGGTTCCGGGTAAAAAAAACTCATTACTCATTTAATGGCTATTGGCTTTTGGCCGTTAGCTATTGGCAAATTAAACAATGACTATTGACTTTGAACATTGACATAAAAAAACTTATTACTCATCACTGATAATTCAATTCATCACTGATTACTCATCACTCATTACACAATACCCAATACCCGATACCCGATACCCGATACTATTCTTTCAACAACTTCTCCGAATACTTCACCCAGCCATCTTCAATTATTTGAATAACATAAACACCGGACGGCAGCTTAGAAATATCCACTTTCGTATTTGTGGTATATATTTTTTCCTGCAACACTACTCTTCCATCTGCACTGTATATTTTTAGAAGATCATTTGCATTTATATCTCCTGAAATAATGAAGTAATCTTTTGCCGGATTGGGATAAATTTGAATATTATTACTTTCTATTATTTGCATAACATTGGTAAGTGTATCGCATCCGCTTCCGGCTAAAGCACCGAGATTATAGTTGGGCATGTTGGGAAGGCCATAAAGCGTTCTTGCAACTCCCAAAAAAACAGTATTTGTGTCAAAGTCGCATGCTAAGCCCAACTCATTTGGGTTATTGATAACACATAGAGTTTTATTTTTAATTGAATAGACATCACTTGGCATCGAAAAATAGGGTGTGGCGATATATATTTTATCATCCGGGCCTAATTCCATTTGGGCAATAACATAACTTCCACCAATATTATATATTAATTCTTGAGTCGAATCAATCACTTCATTGCAATTTAAACAATATTGATAAAGCTTTTTACTTTCATATGTAGAAACATAAACTTTATTCCCATCAGGTGAAAAAGCACAACTATAAATACCTATTTCATCTAAATCATAAATAGTCTGCACATTGCTTAACTGTCCGTTGCAGCGATCAAAATCATAAATGTCAAGATTAGAGCCCGCCGTATATGCCAGCTTATAACCTTGAGGAGAAAAACCATTTCTCCAGTGCTACCGAAGTTAGTAGTAGTCCATTCATTTCCCGGCCCATAATTCTGAAAGTAAGGTCCTTTTATACTATCCGGTGTAATTAAATACCGGATAAATTGCAATTCATTTAGGTTCTCTACATCATTATTCCATTGACGGGTAAGCAACCACCAATCTCTACCATTGGCATGCTTTACTGCCTGTAGTTTTTCCGTGGTGATATCGTCGTATATCGAAACATTTTTTTCAACGACTTCACCCAATCCTCCGTCCAGGCTCATATCTACCACAGCATAGCGAAGACCATAGTTTTCTGTTGGGAAAAACTGGTAAGCAATATAAAAAATATAGTATAATTTATTTCCGTCAAAATCAGGTAAAATTATTACCCCCTGTGTAAGGCTAGATCCATAAGAAGTAGATAAGCCAATTTCCAAATTTTCACCATTCATCATTATTTCATTATTCTTATTCCACACTTTTTCGCCATTTGAGTAGAACAATAAATTTCCCATACTATCTGATATGCTTGCACTGGCTTCATAAGCTGACATCTTGCTGTTAAAAATATTAAAACTGCCGTCGTCTTCAAATTTAAGTCCTACACTATCTCCAAATACCCAGTTTGCATCAAGCCCTTGCGGGTAAGCATTGCTGCACAATTGTGCAGCAATGCTTAATATAATAAAATATTTCATTGTAGAATTAATTATTTAATGATGAATAATTTGTCTGTCAATTTAATGCTATTATCATCTAAGACATTAATGATATACATGCCAGTTGACAATGATGAAACATCTATAACAGACATTTCATTTTGAATATTAATTTGCTTAATTATTCTTCCATCTGTTGAAGAAATGAGAATTAAATCACCACTATTTAAAGCAGTAGAAAAGGTAATTGTATTTGTTGTTGGGTTAGGATAAATCTTTATGCCTTCTTCTTTATTTAATTCCTGCATACCCACATCCAATGTATCGCAATCGCCACCATCAACAACACAAAGATTGTAATTAGGCATATTCGGAAGACCCAAAATTACTCTGGCATCTCCTAATGAAACAGTATTGGTATCTAAGTCGCAGTCTAAGCCTAAAGCATTGGGATTATTGATAACACAGAGATTTTGATTTTTTATAGAATATACATCATGCGGCCAAGAGTAATAATAAGGAGTGGCAATGTAAATTTTGTCATCCGGGCCTAATTCCATTTGAGTGATAGAGTAGTTACCTGATATTTGATAAATTAAACTCTGAGTTAATTCTATTTCAGTAGCGCAATCAAGGCAATATTGATACAATGCTTTATTTTCAACCCCAGATACATATAACTTACTCCCATCAGGCGAAAAAGAGCAACCGTAAGTTATTGAGCTATCAATATCATAAATTGTTTTCACATTGTTCAATTCTCCTGTATTACGATCAAAATTATATATGTCTAAATTGGGTCCTGCCGTATAGGCTAATTTATCTCCGTTTGGAGAAAACACCATTTCACCCGCATTTCCAATATTTTGTGCTGTCCATTCATTATCAGATCCATAAGATTGAAAATAGGGTCCTTCTATACCTTGAGGCGTTATTAAAAATGTGATGAATTTAACGTCAATTAGCTCATCAACGTTGAATGAAAGTTGTCTGGTGATCAACCACCAATATTTTCCGTTGGCATGCTTGACTGCTTGCATTTTTTCTACAGTTAAACTATCATAGATGGAAAAATTTTTTAATACCACTTTACCTAATCCATCATCCGGACTCATATCAACCACAGCGTAGCGTATGCCAAAACTTTCTACAGGCAATATTTCATAGGCGATATAAAAAATATAGTACTTATATGTATTGCCTGGTATAGGAATAATAATAACTCCTTGTGTAAGACTTGAGCCGTATTCTTCATAAAACAACTGTCCAATTTCCAGACTATCTCCATTTAACATTAATTCATTATTCTTATTCCAAACTTTTCCACCATTCGTATAAAACAATAAATTGCCTAAGCTGTCGGAAATGCTTGCACAAGCTTCAAATGTGATTATTGAAGATTCAAAACTCTCAGGTGGTGAAACATTAAAATTTAAACCTGCACTTTCGCCAAATACCCAATTATTACTGTACCCTTGCGGGTAAGCATTGCTACACAATTGTGCAACAATGCTTAATAAAATAAAATATTTCATAGTGGAATTAATTATTTAATGATGAATAATTTGTCTGTCAACTTAATGCTATTATCATCTAAAACTGTAATGATATACATGCCTGTTATTAATGATGATACATCTATAATATTCATTTCATTTTGAATTTTAAATTGCTTTATCATTCTTCCATCTAAAGATGAAATGAGAATTAAATCACCACTATTTAAAGCAGTAGAAAAGGTAATTGTATTTGTTGTTGGGTTAGGATAAAAATGTAATTGTTCTAAATTATCAAGAACAAGTTTTTCTTCTGTCCAATCTAAATTATAATTCACCACTGTATCCAGCATACTCCATGCATTGTAAACCCCAAATCCGTATTCCTGCGGATTTAGTGAAACCATATTGTGAAGTATTGCCGCATTATCATCACTCAAATTGAAAATTCCTTCATCATCTAAACTATTCAGATAAATGCCATTTGTAATTTGCCAGTTTTCTTCAATTTCATTTTCAGAAACAATTGTATTATTTAATTCAAATGCATACACCTTATTGTTTTCTGAAATAGCTGTTAATACTTCATAAAATAATGGAATATTTGTTTCAGATATTTTATTATAAGCCTCAAGCAAATCATCAGATAAAGATTCTATTACACTTGTGTCATTTTGAATATCATTCCAAAATTGCCAGCTATAATAATAAGATGTTGATGAATAAGATGCATCATCTGATATGTATTCTATCATCCAATCACCATATCTGTTTATTAAATATCCTTCCTCCTCATCCGTCATTTTCATATCTGGAAGATCACAATAATTAGTGGCCGTAACATAAGAGGGGTAAGGACCACCTCCTGTATTTAATACCGTGGGATCATATTTATCAAATGAAGGAATAATTCTGTGTCTCCATTTGACATTACTTGCATCTGTCGTTCCGAAAGTATGAAGTCTATTTTGAATACTGGCGGAATACCATGCATTATCACTTGCAAATCCGCCAAGTCCTTCAACTGGTCCTAATGGAGAAGGTAAAGGTCCACCAATATTATACAACATCACACCTTTATAACTATCTCTAATTTGATTGCAATACAAATTTCCTAAAACAGAATTATCCTGTATCCAAATACCTGCACTACCGTATTGCACATAGTTTTCATTTAATACAAAATCACCACAGCCCTCTACCATTATAGGTCTAACATTTCCTCCACAGAATCCGGAAAAACAGTCGCCAATAACCGTATTACTTGATATCTGTACTGTGGGACATTCGATGCTGCGAATACCGCAAGATGTGGATGAACCTCCAGTAGATTGAAAGTTTACAATATTGCCCGAAATGGTTGGATGGTTTATATTGTTAGTGAATATACCTGTGCGCACTTTATCTATTGTATTGCCGCTAATATTTAATATATAACTACTGCTCAACACTAATTCTCTTACCCTCAC contains these protein-coding regions:
- a CDS encoding patatin-like phospholipase family protein, coding for MPTENNKSKIPENEFHIGLTMAGAVSAGAYTAGVMDYLFETLQKWENAKNGMHPTIDMAIVPMHKVVIDAMGGASAGGMTTTMSLMALLDYNNYNPVNNPKDERFNRREKTNNILFDSWVYLNDLQHKESTFEQMFATDDLKDNTIASLFNTTPIEKIADAVFNSAKEKIGSPESLSNDIASKKHLDEKINQLPDFISKDLQMILSLCTLRGIPVDVNFDTITNIKMNKDLLPSHRMNQHRLIAQFKLNYNGATDENQYLEFNPYDEKIARLLKKITIATGAFPFGLKMRQFDELNAEYIKNITDRYLNAGDHELDDNSWNVLLKSCEVDSNKFKFTAIDGGTVNNEPFGEVVSVLNDKYELAVIEVDDKLYHQFAMIMIDPFPDFNASEKFHGYQQEIFSVIPNIYNTLRQQSLLKKGSSLTKYGYDYPRGMIFPKKNMYQSDANGNYTDKIDEVEYPIACASFGAFGGFLDFEFRKHDYFLGRHNCMNFLRYFFSITYNPDDLLPGMESKRHPIHKNWTQEMITTFGIDKGYKFILPIIPDMDVIGKTLDQLTQQRKTYPVSEMPKYSSTTLFKMQDAIETRLEKIVNISSDHLGGFLHNGKSKDDSDLRISSSILSAKFPPPSKIKKLFGAGVKKVGLKLMAPFIVKILSKTIIKAILTDLDKRKLLKD
- a CDS encoding T9SS type A sorting domain-containing protein, with translation MKYFILLSIVAQLCSNAYPQGYSNNWVFGESAGLNFNVSPPESFESSIITFEACASISDSLGNLLFYTNGGKVWNKNNELMLNGDSLEIGQLFYEEYGSSLTQGVIIIPIPGNTYKYYIFYIAYEILPVESFGIRYAVVDMSPDDGLGKVVLKNFSIYDSLTVEKMQAVKHANGKYWWLITRQLSFNVDELIDVKFITFLITPQGIEGPYFQSYGSDNEWTAQNIGNAGEMVFSPNGDKLAYTAGPNLDIYNFDRNTGELNNVKTIYDIDSSITYGCSFSPDGSKLYVSGVENKALYQYCLDCATEIELTQSLIYQISGNYSITQMELGPDDKIYIATPYYYSWPHDVYSIKNQNLCVINNPNALGLDCDLDTNTVSLGDARVILGLPNMPNYNLCVVDGGDCDTLDVGMQELNKEEGIKIYPNPTTNTITFSTALNSGDLILISSTDGRIIKQINIQNEMSVIDVSSLSTGMYIINVLDDNSIKLTDKLFIIK
- a CDS encoding T9SS type A sorting domain-containing protein; this translates as MQTIYDLDEIGIYSCAFSPDGNKVYVSTYESKKLYQYCLNCNEVIDSTQELIYNIGGSYVIAQMELGPDDKIYIATPYFSMPSDVYSIKNKTLCVINNPNELGLACDFDTNTVFLGVARTLYGLPNMPNYNLGALAGSGCDTLTNVMQIIESNNIQIYPNPAKDYFIISGDINANDLLKIYSADGRVVLQEKIYTTNTKVDISKLPSGVYVIQIIEDGWVKYSEKLLKE
- a CDS encoding T9SS type A sorting domain-containing protein, producing the protein MNSIVWGQCTTVGSGICTAAADVGSATWSGYYCVNSDITVSGALVITSGSTLEFSGFYKITVVAGASLNITNTDIYGLTTLWDRITVEPGGYLDLTDSRIQDGTKAVFAQNGISESFLNLTGNIFCNNETGIYLNSITTSTLLTTNIANNEIYAPSLKGSGTKGDFGIYINEVKNSSSGAYAVRIGTPLPYTGSSSYNYIHDVNIGIRSYRSSPLIQNNLITNILGGSPTTLPSLDAPYANTAIAASSNSSDLVSIQIGLMAIPSVYNNEIRNSTTGISCNQYVNTIITGNNIFGNVVSGSYSMTRGIFLYDNINTATINGNRIEKYSNEGVFFDNLLLQGIKTVSDNKIGTVSGFTSVMNPHGVRVRELVLSSSYILNISGNTIDKVRTGIFTNNINHPTISGNIVNFQSTGGSSTSCGIRSIECPTVQISSNTVIGDCFSGFCGGNVRPIMVEGCGDFVLNENYVQYGSAGIWIQDNSVLGNLYCNQIRDSYKGVMLYNIGGPLPSPLGPVEGLGGFASDNAWYSASIQNRLHTFGTTDASNVKWRHRIIPSFDKYDPTVLNTGGGPYPSYVTATNYCDLPDMKMTDEEEGYLINRYGDWMIEYISDDASYSSTSYYYSWQFWNDIQNDTSVIESLSDDLLEAYNKISETNIPLFYEVLTAISENNKVYAFELNNTIVSENEIEENWQITNGIYLNSLDDEGIFNLSDDNAAILHNMVSLNPQEYGFGVYNAWSMLDTVVNYNLDWTEEKLVLDNLEQLHFYPNPTTNTITFSTALNSGDLILISSLDGRMIKQFKIQNEMNIIDVSSLITGMYIITVLDDNSIKLTDKLFIIK